gacaccatattaagaataatgttattaaaggggaacgtgcactgggccgtttgacccgagttggcaataaaaagtttggcatgcgtcgtgacacgctactgtggacacggcaaccccgtggtgacaatgtcaactgatgtgccactatttgtgcaggtacttaccggattcttttccatcgccttgggccgtgcagtaagcgcagacagcggcttcaatcgtcacccagcttctgccgatgcctttcgactgccgtgcgcggggggcgtacatttttcacactgcgagctgctgtcgtggcacgtggatactaccttctgcgcaccctcttcgagcacagcgacgtcatccacacttccagcccggattttgcctataaaaggaacgcctgcgccttccatcagcagtggacacggcaaccccgtggtgacaatgtcaactgatgtgccactatttgtgcaggtacttaccggattcttttccatcgccttgggccgtgcagtaagcgcagacagcggcttcaatcgtcacccagcttctgccgatgcctttcgactgccgtgcgcggggggcgtacatttttcacactgcgagctgctgtcgtggcacgtggatactaccttctgcgcaccctcttcgagcacagcgacgtcatccacacttccagcccggattttgcctataaaaggaacgcctgcgccttccatcagcagtggacacggcaaccccgtggtgacaatgtcaactgatgtgccactatttgtgcaggttgGTGGACGAAAATATTGCTGCCGTAGCAACTGCCTTTTTTTGATCGTGTTGCCGTGTCCACGCACATTGCTGGTTTGCTTTAGTGATTGTATCTCAATTGTAGGCCTGTTGCTGAAGTTATCCGGTGATGTTGAGGAGAATCCTGGCCCGGATACAATGGAAATGATTCAACAAGTAATTGCTTCTCAAACTGAAATCCTCAGCAAATTAAGCGAAATACAGGAAAACCAAACATCGTCTGAAGCAAGAATTCTGGACATGCAATCCAGGCTGTCTGCTATAGAACAAAAGCTACAAACCTTTGACGAGTCTCGGGATAGGCTTTCGAAACTAGAAACTTTTGCTGAAAGATGTGAAATAGAAATGACTACAGTTTCGAGAAAACTTGATGAGTTGGAAAACCGCTCGCGGCGCAATAACTTGATTGTACGCGGAGTCAAGGAGGAGGAATCAGAGAGTGAAGAGGACCTACTACAGAAAGTAAACAATGACATCTTTGATAAAATTCTGAAACAAAGGGTGGACACTATTGAAAGGATTCACCGACTTGGAAAGAGGGAACCAGGTAGAGACCGTCCGATTATTATTAAACTTACTGACTTTAGGGATAAGATGAAAATAATGAGTAACTGTTTCAACCTAAAAGGCACTCAATTTAGTGTAAATGAAGATTTTTCTAAAAGGGTTGTGGAAATACGAAAAAATCTTTGGAACTCCTGTGCCGATGAACGAAAGAACGGCGTGAAAGCTAAGTTAATTTTTGATAAGTTAAAAGTCAAGAATACCTTATACGCATGGAACGAGGAGACCAAGCAGCGGTTCAAATGCCAGGTTGCCACTAGCACTAGCAATGAGTGACTAAACAATCATAAGACGGTCTGCTTTAAAATTATAAATGTGAACGCTAGGAGCATGCTTAACAAGGTTGACGCCATAGAAAGTATATGCCTTGAACATGAACCCGATATTATGGTAATCACAGAGACATGGCTACATAAAGATATTAGAGACTGTGAAGTTGCTCCCCCAAACTACTCCATAGTACGAAAAGACCGTGAAAGGAGGGGTGGCGGTGTTGCAATACTGGTTAAGAGTAATATAGTATTCTCAGTTATAGAAGGGTTTGATGATTTAGAAACTGCATGGATTAAAACCAGACTGAATGGTCGTACTGTCTTAGTGGGTGCTTTCTACAGAGCTCCCAATTCAACCATAGACGTGCTTGATAACCTAAAAAGGTTACTGGACCTAAATGTACACTTTGGTGACAATATTATGCTgacaggtgattttaatttgccaggaattgattggatgtcgctttctcccggcagagttgatacagctagcagtgaacatctgatcgaactcgcctattgctatggtttgactcagattgttgaaaagagtacgagagtatgtacgacaacatcctcgatactagaccttgtctttttgtcatctggtctactagagtttttgctgagttgtgatgtcgaagaaggattgtctgaccataaaatggtgattatgtcgctcaatatgactcacgaaatatgtcacaaatcttgcagaaagactgttttgaattttgcggctgccgatgatgtcggattactggactaccttgaaatctcgtttgatgaattcatgtgtttatatcaagacggacttggcacagataagttgtgggatttttttgcaaacatgacagcgaaagcaattgagatgttcattcctaaaaccccgaaaataacaaaaaggaagcatccttggattaatagagacattattcacaaaaaacgacagctcaaaaggaaacgaaaaagatgctcacaatacccaagccctgaattaaaaacctccatatgtcgtatgagccaagagttaaagcgactcatcaaagaaagtaaaaataccttttacagtcagactctcaccagatttcttactgaagcgcccagtaagttctggcgatatataaatggcggcggtaaaactcaccattctaatgaagaagagagcccccagagggctgaaagttttaattcattttttgcatctgttttcactgaagatgacggcgaatcaccgttttttgagcctccaggttgccctcctatacccgatttagaaataagtgaagaaggagttctgaaactccttttgaatatcaacactaaaaagaactcaggaccggacggtatcccgaatgaattcttatatagatatgcagagtggaattctaaatttcttaccaaaatctttcaatcgtctatcgacagtagttgtgttcccattgcctggaaatgtgcgaaaatagtgcctgtgcataaaaatggtcccacttctaacgttgaaaattatagacccatttccctcattagcacgtgttccaagttactcgaacatattatgtacgctcacttatcaacttttcttgagagtaacaatcacctatttgtaaaccagcatggcttccgcaaggggctttctaccatcacacaactcacggaaactgtacatgatctttctcagtcaattaattcccgcatgcaaacagacatcataattttggactttgcaaaggcgtttgataaggtttcgcaccctaagctattactaaaaatcagtgccatatttaaaaatgaaactataactaagtggttcaggtcatatctttcgtctagagtacagtatgttcaggttcaagagtataaatccaacatcatgccagtcgattccggtgttccccagggcagcgttctgggccctctcttgtttttgatcttcatcaacgacttgcctgttggtttgagcgttccagttagactgtatgcagatgactgcatcgtttataaacaaattaatactccagaagatcaggcagaactcaatcaaaacttgcagaaaatacatgaatggtgtaaggtgtggcagatggtattaaattcaaacaaaacagtttttatgaccattacaagaaagaaaactgtccttgattacagttacagcattaatggtagattactaactagagtaagtaattttaaataccttggagtaacactcacatctgacttacgctggaattcacacatagataatgtatgtactaaggcttccaaggcactctggagcttgagacgcaatatgtgcagtgcaactcctgaaataaaaagtctggttttcaaaagcctagttaggcctatcctcgaatatgcaaaagttgtctgggacccgtacactgcttccaactgttctaagctggaaagaatccagcgtctcggagcaaggtttatatttaataggtatcgttattctgattctccaacttctttgtgtaaatctgctgatttgcaaacacttgacattagaaccaaatgcgacagactcaagtttcttttccagatcgctaaccactacttgaaaatcgatcaaacaaaatactttgaaattaaaacaggggaaacatcacgccatcgccacagtttgtacatcccaatgccgcctgtcagaaatgattgctttaaatttagttttttcccgagagccattaaggaatggaatatgttaccaaactccgttgtcacgtcacaatcactaagcgaatttttagataaactgcacaatattttatgttctgcttgatttctatgacaatgttttcgttttgttcaagtggcaaacacaattatgtatgaaatttagtgttgatctcagtgtttgtttaatgtgttctttttctgtttcaagtttgatttccactcctgtaatagcccgcccagggctgacagtatgaataaatgaaaatgaaatgaaatgttgctctataaggcttatatgagaccgattctggaatttggttgccccttgttctctggtagcgcgaactacaagctgcagccattagccttactggaaagacgtcccctacggctatgcctcgggctcccaaaatcagcttccaacgctgtcctttatctggaagcgcgtatccccaacctctattcccgcttccaacttctaacagtgcgtactttcctcaagtcttttgacccggccccaggcgttagtattccaatttttgtatcccaaccacaccttttttttactaatcactggccacgttatcagcttccgcaagttaggttcacgcagaatctgttagctccgcttcaggttgatctgatctccttgcaacgagttgctgacacgcaggctgatcccgtcttctattacgactttattttcccgtcccatgcgaagcatatgcccgcacataccctaaatggtcttctttctgaacacctacagaattttccacatcatactgttctctccactgatgcctccggcagctgtgagaaggcggcgattggcatatattcgcaggatctagattggagctactccgttcgtatccctgattatactcctatattcttcgcagagtttttggccattggtttggctcttctcaaaattcccagacatgtcgcacgggttcttattctcacagactgcctttcagttattgtctctctccaaaattcggaaaaatctttcttgactcgttcacttaggttttttgttccgagcacagtgcgcgagatccgtttggtctgggtacctgggcattcaggcgtctattttaacgaggtggctgatgtattggcaaggtcagctctcagcgcacctgtaatatatcctgtccctcacctcattctgttagcagcttcacgtttccagcggttccaacatatttcagccactttgagtgatccgttgctgaataccgtggactttcaacacctaaagtacccatggaatatccggtggtgtaagtcaaggctttgtgaagtttccatgacgctcctgcgatgtagaatccctcacttaaacttgtacttatgcaggtgcgggttcgctgcga
The Amblyomma americanum isolate KBUSLIRL-KWMA chromosome 3, ASM5285725v1, whole genome shotgun sequence genome window above contains:
- the LOC144124594 gene encoding uncharacterized protein LOC144124594, whose protein sequence is MSTDVPLFVQVLTGFFSIALGRAVSADSGFNRHPASADAFRLPCAGGVHFSHCELLSWHVDTTFCAPSSSTATSSTLPARILPIKGTPAPSISSGHGNPVVTMSTDVPLFVQVLTGFFSIALGRAVSADSGFNRHPASADAFRLPCAGGVHFSHCELLSWHVDTTFCAPSSSTATSSTLPARILPIKGTPAPSISSGHGNPVVTMSTDVPLFVQVGGRKYCCRSNCLFLIVLPCPRTLLVCFSDCISIVGLLLKLSGDVEENPGPDTMEMIQQVIASQTEILSKLSEIQENQTSSEARILDMQSRLSAIEQKLQTFDESRDRLSKLETFAERCEIEMTTVSRKLDELENRSRRNNLIVRGVKEEESESEEDLLQKVNNDIFDKILKQRVDTIERIHRLGKREPGRDRPIIIKLTDFRDKMKIMSNCFNLKGTQFSVNEDFSKRVVEIRKNLWNSCADERKNGVKAKLIFDKLKVKNTLYAWNEETKQRFKCQVATSTSNE